One part of the Amaranthus tricolor cultivar Red isolate AtriRed21 chromosome 16, ASM2621246v1, whole genome shotgun sequence genome encodes these proteins:
- the LOC130802325 gene encoding cell number regulator 2-like, with the protein MKQEQAAVGIPVAQKNAPVGEFSTGLCDCFSDVSLCCLTCWCPCITFGRIAEIVDKGSSSCGVSGALYSLVMILTGCQWICSCTYRSKMKAEYGMQESCCGDCCTHFCCESCALCQEYRELQHRGYDPALGWHGNMERKNQGLAPPLKQDGMTR; encoded by the exons ATGAAGCAAGAACAAGCTGCAGTTGGAATTCCAGTAGCCCAGAAAAATGCTCCTGTTGGAGAGTTTTCTACTGGTCTTTGTGACTGTTTCTCTGATGTTTCTTTGT GTTGTTTGACATGTTGGTGCCCCTGTATTACCTTCGGACGTATTGCAGAGATTGTTGACAAAGGCTCATCAT CATGTGGAGTAAGTGGGGCGTTATACTCATTAGTGATGATCCTAACGGGTTGTCAATGGATATGTTCATGCACATATCGTTCAAAGATGAAGGCTGAATATGGAATGCAAGAAAGTTGTTGTGGAGATTGTTGCACCCATTTTTGCTGCGAGTCTTGTGCCTTATGTCAAGAATACCGTGAGCTTCAACACCGTGGATATGATCCTGCCCTTG GATGGCATGGTAACATGGAGAGGAAAAACCAAGGCTTGGCTCCACCATTAAAGCAAGATGGCATGACTCGATAA